The following nucleotide sequence is from Methylotenera sp. G11.
GCTTTATAGTAAAAACCGACCGGCAGCAGCGGCGAAATGGAATCAATATAGCTGCTCTTGTCTTTTTTAACACCACCCGTGGTGTTCACGGCAGTCAGTACCATGCCGTCTTTGACTTCAACCACATCTGCACGGATGTTAGTATCCATGCCATCCGTCACGAGTACGTTCACATCATGATTCGCCAGGCTCAGCACGCCGCGTGGACGATGATATTTGAAGCTACGACCCAATACTTTCTGGCCATTTGCCCATAATGCGCTGCTGATGGTATCACCTTCAAATGCCGTAAAAACCTCGCCCTCAAACGTGAAGCTGATTTTCTTGTTACGGTTAATCCATTCACCAGTCTGCTTAGATGCACGTAAAGTCATTTACCATTCTCCTGAGCTAGGCTTGAATTATTGTTATTTGCACCCAACAGATAAGTGCGAGTCACTTTATCTGTGAGCGTATTGCGTTCCGCAATAAACCAGGTACCGCTAGGTGAGTGATACCACCATTCTTTTTTATCACCAGGCGCACCGCTGCGGTTATGAACATAAGATGCCCACTCTGCATCAGTACAGGTTTTTTGATCCGGGCCTTCACGATACTCACCGCCGAATATGAATTCGTTCAGTGGCCGTGTGCCGTTCATTGGACAAGTGAGAAGTTTCATTGCATATTCCTCTGATTATTAAGCGCGCGTTAATGACCGGTTAATGGCCTACTGACGCAGCTCCTTTTTCACCTGTCAGTTCGTAATCTTCAAAACGTGACAAGCGGAATGAGTGAATTAAATCCGGCGCACTATCATTGGCAATGGTCTGCGCCATGGTCTTGCCGCTGATAGGCGTAGCCTTGAAGCCCCATGTGCCCCAGCCTGCATCGATATAGAATCCTTCAATCGGCGTTTTACCCATGATCGGCGCAAAGTCCGGTGTCATATCGGCCATACCTGCCCACTGACGCACGACTTTAACGTTAGACAGGAACGGGAACATATCCAGCATGTGTGAGGTCAGCCCTTCTACAAAATCAAGGGTAGACCTGGTTGAATGCACTTCATAAGGATCCAGTGACGACCCCATGACCAGCTCGCCGCGAGATGACTGACTCACGTAAACATGCAGGCTGCCTGATACCAGGATCGTGTCCAGCCAGGGTTTCATTGGCTCAGTCACACAGGCTTGCAATGGATGGATCACGATAGGCGTTTGCAGATCGACCATTTCTGTGATGCGCGGTGTAAAGCCGGCAACGGCACACAGCACTTGCTTGGTTTCGATATAGCCCTTATTGGTTTTTACACCGCAGACTTTGCCGTTTTTAACATCAATCGCCAGCACTTCCGTGTTCTGGTGAATTTCTGCGCCCAGACGGTCTGCACCGCGGG
It contains:
- a CDS encoding FAD-dependent oxidoreductase; the encoded protein is MPLRLLKFALSKDHPAPRFFKTHEAPKKSYDVVIIGGGGHGLAAAYYLAKDHGITNVAVLEKGYIGGGNTGRNTTIVRSNYLTPEGVNFYDASVKIYEGLSEELDLNLFYSTRGHFTLAHTESAMRTMRWRAEVNKHVGVESRVVGPDEIAKACPQLDMSCSGQAPILGALYHAPGSVARHDGVAWGYARGADRLGAEIHQNTEVLAIDVKNGKVCGVKTNKGYIETKQVLCAVAGFTPRITEMVDLQTPIVIHPLQACVTEPMKPWLDTILVSGSLHVYVSQSSRGELVMGSSLDPYEVHSTRSTLDFVEGLTSHMLDMFPFLSNVKVVRQWAGMADMTPDFAPIMGKTPIEGFYIDAGWGTWGFKATPISGKTMAQTIANDSAPDLIHSFRLSRFEDYELTGEKGAASVGH
- a CDS encoding sarcosine oxidase subunit delta yields the protein MKLLTCPMNGTRPLNEFIFGGEYREGPDQKTCTDAEWASYVHNRSGAPGDKKEWWYHSPSGTWFIAERNTLTDKVTRTYLLGANNNNSSLAQENGK